The stretch of DNA GGCGCGTTCATCAACACTCAACTCGAACACATCCGGCCGTGCATAGTGGCCGACCACATCGTAGTCATAGCGCGCACGAACCAATTCATCGGTATCGATTTGCGCCGTCAGCAATCCTGCCTCGCCGCGCAATGGCCCTGCCAACACTTCGCCCATCGGCCCGACAATCACGCTGCCGCCGGCAATCAACGGCCGATCCGCCGGCCAGTTGGCGATCTCCACGCCCAGCTCATTCGGCGAGGCCTGCACCTGACAGGCGCTGACCACAAAACAGCGGCCCTCGTGAGCGATATGGCGCATGCTGACCTGCCACATCTCGCGCTCATCCACCGTCGGCGCGCACCAGACCTCAATCCCTTTGGCGTACATCGCCGTGCGCAGCAGCGGCATCATGTTTTCCCAGCAGACCACGGCACCAAGACGCCCGACCTGACTGTCGAGCACCGGCAGCGTCGAGCCGTCGCCCTTGCCCCAGATCAGCCGTTCGGTGCCGGTCGGCATCAGTTTGCGGTGTTTGGCCACCAGCCCCGCCTGCGGATCGAAATACAACGCCGTGCAATACAGCGTGCTGCCGGCGCGCTCGATCACGCCGATCACCAGATTGGCCCCGGTGCGTGCCGACAGGCCGGCCAACGCTTCCGTTTCCGCTCCCGGTACATCGATGGCGTTGGCGAAGTAACGGGCATAGGCCTCGCGCCCCTCGGGCAAGCGGTAGCCCAACTGAGTGCCAAAGCCCTCGCCTTTCGGGTAGCCACCGAGCAGCGCTTCAGGCATCACCACCAACGCCGCGCCGGACTCGCTGATCGCGCCCTCCCAACTCAGGATCTGTTCCAGGGTTTCACCTTTGCCACCGGGCAAGGCGCCGACCTGCAGGGCGGCAACAATTGATTTGGGCATCGCATTCACTCCATCGGGTTCAAGTGTTGCCGATTTTGCGACGGCGCGGGATCATGAATAAAGCCCGACTCACTGCTGAATGATATGAGCCATATGAATATCGCCAATATTGACCTCAACCTGCTGAAAGTCTTCGAAGCCCTGCATGAAGAGTCCAGCGCCAGCCGTGCGGCGCTGCGTCTGGGCGTGACGCAATCGGCGGTCAGCGCAGCGTTGCGCCGCTTGCGTGAGGTGTATGGCGATCAGTTGTTCGTACGCACCGGTCGCGGACTGGCGCCGACGCTCAAGGCCAATCAACTGAAACCGGTGGTCAGCGAGGCGCTGAACAAATGCCGGCAAAGTCTGGCGATGGTCGACCCGGCGGCGCATCACTACGAGGGCCGCTCGGTGACGGTGGGCCTGTCGGATGATTTTGAAATCGCTTATGGCCGGCGTCTGATCGAAGAAATTGCCCGCAGCGCACCCAAGCTGCGGCTGATCTTCCGCCAGACCCACAGCCAGATCGTCGCCCGCGCCCTGATGGAGCGCAGCATTGACCTGGCGATCACCGCCGGCGGATTTGCCGAACGCCTGCTCAGTCGTCAGGTCTTGGCTGAAGGGGATTATGCGTGCCTGGTCGACCCGGGCAGCCTGACGGCCGGGCAACAATCGATTGATCTGCAGGAATTTGTCGCCCGCGATCACATTCTGGTGTCTTCGGGAGGTTTTATCGGTATCACCGATGAGGGCTTGGCGGCACTGGGCCTGAGCCGCCGGGTCTGCGCTTCGACCACGCACTTTGCGGCACTGCCGCATCTGCTCAAAGGCAGCGCCGCGGTGGCAACGATCCCGACCCACGCCGCCCAGGCCATCGCCGCCCTCAGCGGACTGGTCTTGCTGCCCTGCCCCCTGGCCCTGCCGCGTTACCCGATCGAACTGGGCTGGCGCACCGGCACGCAGATCGATCCGGTGGTGATCAAGGTGCGCGAGGCGATCGTGACGGCATTCAACACGCCGTAAGCGCGTTTACTTGTTGGCCGCCATCAGCCGGTTGACTTCACTGCGCACCATGTTGGCGAATTCCGGCGGCGACATGCCATCGAGCTCGGCGCGCACCCACTCGGCCCATTTGCCCTTGCGCTTGGAGCGTTCGCCGAACAACCGCGCGGCTTCGCCTTTGGCTTTGCCCAGATTGTTCTGCCAGAGTTCGAACAGACGGGATTTCTCGTCTTCCAGCGCCGCGCGCTCGGCGAGGGATTTGTCGGCCAGATTGAAACTCATGGGGAAATACCTGCTGCGTAAAATGGCGACATCTTACACGCTCGACGGAAATCTCCCGCGCAGGTTTTTGTTTCGTACCTAAAATCAGTGCAACTTTTCAGACAGCGCCACACTCCATTGATCACTGTTCATTCACCTGCAAGGAGTCACCCAATGGCCCGCAAATCCAGCGTGCAAGCCGCCGAAGACCAAATCAAGGATCAGGCGTTCAGCGAACTTCAGGCTCTGATCGAAGAGTCCGACAAACTGCTCAAGAGCAGTGCCTCACTGGTCGGCGAGGAAGCGGAGACCCTGCGCGGGCAAATCGCCCTGAAACTGCAACAGGCGCTGGACTCGGTTTCCAGCGTGCGCGATCGCACCAAACCGGCCGTTGATGCCACCGAAAACTACATCGGCGGCCATCCTTGGCAGACCGTCGCGATCTCCGCCGGTTTCGGCCTGGTGGTCGGCTTGTTGCTCGGTCGCCGCTGAACCCGTCACGCAGAAAAAAGGCGAGCCACCCGGCTAATGCCAGTCAGTCAAGCGCAGCTCCCACAATTGATCTTCATTGCTTTGAGCATTGCGTTCGCTTAACTGATCGGCATTAGCCATCTGGCTCGCCTTTTTCATGCCTGACAGAAACTCAACCCGCCGCCAGTTCGCGCAACTGCCCGAGCGTCTGCTCATCGAGCACGATGCCCTCGGCTAGTGATTTGGCGCGCTGCAAGTGGCGGCGATCACCCGGCAAGCGCTTGAGCCCGACGCCGTGCATCTGCCGCACGAGTTCCTGGCTGCGCTCGGCGAAATTCTGCCCGGCGGTCTTGCTCGGATCGATGACGATCAGCAACTGCCCGGTCCACGGGGTCTTGGCACCGGGATGATTGGACCAGTCGAACTCAAAGGAAAAGTTACCGCCGGTGAGCGCAGCGGCCAGCAACTCGACCATCATCGACAGTGCCGAGCCCTTGTGCCCGCCGAACGGCAGCAGCGCGCCGCCCTCGAGT from Pseudomonas sp. P8_229 encodes:
- a CDS encoding carbon-nitrogen hydrolase family protein; the encoded protein is MPKSIVAALQVGALPGGKGETLEQILSWEGAISESGAALVVMPEALLGGYPKGEGFGTQLGYRLPEGREAYARYFANAIDVPGAETEALAGLSARTGANLVIGVIERAGSTLYCTALYFDPQAGLVAKHRKLMPTGTERLIWGKGDGSTLPVLDSQVGRLGAVVCWENMMPLLRTAMYAKGIEVWCAPTVDEREMWQVSMRHIAHEGRCFVVSACQVQASPNELGVEIANWPADRPLIAGGSVIVGPMGEVLAGPLRGEAGLLTAQIDTDELVRARYDYDVVGHYARPDVFELSVDERAKPGVRFTA
- a CDS encoding LysR family transcriptional regulator — its product is MSHMNIANIDLNLLKVFEALHEESSASRAALRLGVTQSAVSAALRRLREVYGDQLFVRTGRGLAPTLKANQLKPVVSEALNKCRQSLAMVDPAAHHYEGRSVTVGLSDDFEIAYGRRLIEEIARSAPKLRLIFRQTHSQIVARALMERSIDLAITAGGFAERLLSRQVLAEGDYACLVDPGSLTAGQQSIDLQEFVARDHILVSSGGFIGITDEGLAALGLSRRVCASTTHFAALPHLLKGSAAVATIPTHAAQAIAALSGLVLLPCPLALPRYPIELGWRTGTQIDPVVIKVREAIVTAFNTP
- a CDS encoding DUF883 family protein encodes the protein MARKSSVQAAEDQIKDQAFSELQALIEESDKLLKSSASLVGEEAETLRGQIALKLQQALDSVSSVRDRTKPAVDATENYIGGHPWQTVAISAGFGLVVGLLLGRR